A segment of the Leptospiraceae bacterium genome:
TTTACACATAGGCAAAATTTAAAAAGAATAATTGACGGAACCGAGTTAAGTTTTAAAAATAAGTCCAATGGCAATTGATACCCTATCTATCGTAAATAGTGAACAAAGGATATTTGCTCTAAATAAGTTTATAGAAGGACATCCTTATTTTGAGTTACCTGATTTATATAAATGGTTGTACTATGGGGAATTTGGTTTTGAAGAACATATTAGTTATTTAAAAAAAGGAAAAGGCCAACCAGAACTTCACAAACTTTTAGATGATATTAAATATGAACAAAATATGGAAAATCTTTCTGATTTAATTTGGAAACCTATGGGTTTATCTCAAAGATTTGTAATGGTTTTTGTTACTCAGTACCACAAACAAGAATGTCCTCTCAATCGACTTGTCAATTTAATGGAACGATCTCCAGCCTACCAAGGAACGCGAATGCATTTCAAATTAGATTGGAGTTTTGTAAAGGACTATGTAATTAGAACACAAAGTCACAGAATTACAAAACAAGATTTTTACGGATTTGAAGATAAAATAAATTTTCACAGTTTGCCGCCTGTTCAGTTTACAAATGCATTCATATCTAAAAATCCTGAAAAATATCGAGTTGTTCCTCGAAAATTATTTTTTGATTTTTTCCCAGAATTCAATGACAACAACGATATTCTACCTACTAAAGCTGGAGATTCTTTAATCGATTAAGTATACAAATCGAGCGGTGGGTTATTCATAACTTGTTTAAGTATATCACTTCTAGTTATGATTCCTACAATTTCTCTGGATTCTTTATTTAATATTGGAACTGCTCCTACTTTTTCTTCAAACATGATTCGAGCAATTTCTCGAATAGGCGTTTCAGGAAAAGCAGAAAGAACTTTTATTTGCATGATTTCTTCCACTTTACGAGGTATAACTTCAAGTTCAGAACTGCGAAGGGACTGAATTGTAAATTTTAGTAAATCTCTCTCTGATAAAATTCCCTGCAAATAAAATGAACTATCAACGACTGGCATATGTCGAAATGGATTTTCATGGAATAAATTTTCTACTTTAGCAATAAGATCGATAGGCGAAATAGTAATTAGATTCACCGTCATTATATCCTTTGCATAATAAACCTGTTTCCTTTCTTCCTTTGGTTTCGACTGTTCTTGAGAATAGATGTCTGCTACGTCAATATTTGCACTAGAGGTAAAACTGTTTCCTTTATAATGAGTAATTTGAATTGTATCTTCTGGATCACCCACTTCTATTGATTTATCAGCGACTCCCGGATGAAGAGGATTTATTTTTTTGATTGAATCTGGTTTTACCTTCGGAATATAAGGTTCTACTAAACCTTGTGTTACCCATATAAACATAATTAACCTCCTGAGAATTTACCATTGTAGAAGAATTTGTGCTTCTTGATTAAGTATCGGAGCATATCTCTATTCATCCACCCTAATCTTAATCTTTTTCAAACAAAAATTTGGTTAGTCGATTTAGTCTTTTATTACTTTCTTCAAGTCTTTTTTGGTCGAGGTTTCCTTTTTCATTTGATTCAATGAGTGAATACAAAACTTCATAGATTTGTTGGCCGTCATAGGAGACTAGTAAAATATCTAATCCAGCGTTGATTCCTGTTACGGCAGCGTTGCCGATTCCTCCCTTGAAATAAATCATAGGACCCATATTCATATCGTCTGTGATTAGAATTGTGGTAATTGGAAATTTGGAGCGGATATATTCCTGTATCCCCTTTTCGGAAATAGAAATTGGATGATTTGAATCTAGGTGTGTAATAGTGGAATGGGAAAGCATTACCAGAGACAAGTCCAAGTTATGCGTTAGGTGTGTAAATGGAATTAAATCAGACATCTCTAATTCAGAGAGAGGAGTATTTAATTCAGCGTTGAAAAAGTGAGTGTCTTCTGTGATTCTTCCAATTCCTGGAAAATGCTTTAAAGTAGGAATAATTTTTCCTTCGAGTAACTTCTTACTGTAAACCTCTGCTACAAACGAAGTAATCGCAGGGTCTTTCGAAATAGCACGGTTGTAAATTCGACTGTAAAAATCAAAATGGCTAGGTTCTTTTTCTACCTTTAAATCCAATATAGGACTAAAATTAATATTTACTCCAATACTTTTTAGTTCTCTGGTTTGTTCTTTCGCATACTCGTTTATTTTTTCTCGAAGAGATTCCTTATCTAAGTTTGCGTTTGTTTCTAATAATTCACCAAGAGAGGGCTGCAATTTTAGAGGAGGGGATAACCGTGATACCTTTCCACCTTCTTGGTCTGTTGCGATAAGTGCTTGTGAAAATCCGTTTTGCAATCTCTTTGTTTGAATTTCATCAATTAGATGTTTAGTCTCCTCCAAGCTAAGTCCCTTTACATTATGATGAGTAATGAAAAATCCGATTACGGGTAATTCTATTAGTTCGTTTAGTTCTATTTGGCTTCTAAATCCAACTAAAATATGTTTGGCTAAAGTGGCTAATTTTACTTTGTCGTAACTTCGGACAAAATTCTTTTTGTATTGAAAGTTAGTTTCTTTTCCAAGAGAAATTCCCATACCTGCTAATACAAATAAAAGTGTTATAGTCTTTAAAATTTCTTTTTTACTTCGGTGAATCAAATAGAAGTAAATCCAAAGAATGCCGATAAGGTTAATTACAATTAACCCACTGTAGCGAAATTTGGCGAGAACGGGGTCGCGTAGTAGGATAGAGGCAAAGAAAAGGGCGAGAGAGATTAGAAGGAGGAAGATGGATTTTAGAATCATTATTTTATATTATTAAGATTATTCTTTTTCTTTCCAGTATTTAATATTTGATCAAACTTATTCAAGGCTCGCTTTAAAACAAATTATCTTTTCAACAAGACTGTTTCGTTTCGCGGTGTTAGTGTTCATCCTAAGTTTTTGTATCTACCTAAATTCTGAGAAAGAGTTGAAAAATAAGCAATCACTTTTTCCGGTAGAAAAACTTTTGCGACTTAGCCCATTGAAAAATTAGAACAAATTTTGATTCCAAAAAGGATAAACGTAGATAATTCGACTTTTCGGTTCTGAAAAAAAGGCTAGCGTCGCTCCACGAAAAAGGTCATGAATTTAAAAAATCTGCTTGATATAGATTTAATCCTCTTGATATTTGATTGATTATTTAGGGAATCGCTGGTCATGTTTGGAATAAATAGAAATTTTGGCAATCTTCATGGTCGTTGTAGGGACAGGTCGCGACCTGTCCCTACGATATCGTTATTCATAATCCTCCTTCTCCTCTCCACATTACCATTAGCCGCACAAGAACCAATTCGCATCACAGAACCAGAAGGAAAAATTGTTCTAGGACTCCACACAGAATACATGGAAGACAAAGACGGCAAATTACGATTTGGCGATATTCGTAAAATGGAAACCGATTGTAAAGATGCAATCCGTGATAACGAACGTAAAGACGCGATTAATCGCGTCTCTACAACAACAGAACCCTGTTGGAATAAAAGCGAACAGAAAAATCTTAATTTTGGATTTACGACTTCCGCGTATTGGATTAAATTTCAAATAGAGAATGAACAAGAGGAATATAAACATTGGCTTTTAGAGATATCGTATCCCTTTTTAGATAAAATCCATTTGTATTCGCCAGATGCAACTGGCGATTATTCTTTACAAATAACAGGAGATACGTTTCCTTTTTCTAATAGAAAAATTCCGAATCGACATTTTATTCTACAAGTTCCTTTACATAAAGAAAAGGCTTATACGTATTATTTGCGTATAGAATCAAAAGGAGGAGGAAATACATATCCTGCAATCCTGTATTCTCCTCTAAAAATGGTAGAAAAAGAACATTCCGAAACTATTATACTTGGTATTTTTTATGGAGTATTGATTGCGCTATTTTTATACAATATTTTCTTATTTATTTCTTTAAGAGATCGAAGCTATTTTTATTACCTTTCTTATTTATTTTCGCAAACTTTCTTTTTCTTATCAGCAAATGGTTTAGGGCAGGAATATATCTGGGCAGATTGGATTTGGTTTAATGGTAAAGTATTCCCAATTTCTTCCACTCTAGTTGTTATATCTATATCACTTTTTATCAGCAATTATTTATCAACAAAAACTAATACACCAAATCTCCATAAAATTATAAAAGGTTTAATTGTTTTAAGTATATTAAAAGTATTCCTTGTATTTTTTATTCCTTACGAAATTTCAATAAAATTAATTTTTTCATTAGCTGTTTCTGTTGGTATTATTGCTATTGGAGTTATTTTTCGAACAATCTTTAGAGTTAGAGCTGCTATGTATTTCACAGTGGCTTGGACTGTTGCTTTGATGGGTATATTCTTGTATGCCTTTAGAGCAATAGGATTTTTACCAGATAATTTCCTTACAAATTATTCCATCCAAATCGGTTCTGCCCTAGAAATGATCCTTCTCTCCATCGGTCTAGGGGATAAGATTAATATACTCAAAGAAGAAAAATTACAAACCCAGAAAGATGCGATTGAGGAACAAAAGAAATTAATCACCTCCTACGCACGCTTCGTCCCCGAACAACTCTTAACCTTCCTCGGAAAAGACATCATCACAAAAGTCGGACTAGGCGATTCAGTGCAGAAGGACATGACAATCTTATTTTCCGACATACGCTCGTTTACCTCTATTTCCGAGACACTCAGTCCAAGTGAGAACTTTGGATTTATCAATTCCTATTTGGAGACTATGGGACCCATCATTCGCAAGCACAATGGATTTATAGATAAATACATCGGAGATGCGATCATGGCTTTGTTTCCGCAGAAGCCTTCTGATGCAATTGATGCTTCGATTGAGATGCTAGAGGAATTGTATAAACTAAACGTTAAGCGTAAAGCGAAAGGCTTTGCTCCTATTTCGATTGGAATTGGAATTCATACGGGAAGTCAAATGCTTGGAATCATTGGAGAAAAAGAGCGCATGGAAGGAACTGTGATTTCCGATGTTGTGAATACTGCTTCTCGTTTGGAGGGGCTAACCAAGGCTTACTCCACTGCGCTTCTTGTTAGCGAAGATGTTCTGGAAGGAGTAGCGGATAAGAGCAAATACGAATATCGTTTTCTGGATACCGTCAAAGTCAAAGGTAAAAACAAAGCAGTTCGTATTTTTGAAATCCTAAATGGGGTTTCTCCTCGTATCCGTGAGTTGAAGTTACAAACCAAACCCGACTTCGAATCAGGAATTGATTTGTATTATAATAAGAAATTCAAAGACTCTCTCAAAAAAATGAAATCTGTATTAAAGAAAGATTCTAAAGACAAAGCTGCTGAACTTTATATTGAGAGATGTAATTTTTATTCCAAGAATGGCGTTGATCCAAATTGGGATGGAGTTGAGAAGTTGGATTTTAAATAATTTGACCTAACCCCAACTCAAAGTATTTGCCACACTAATTCGATTAAGTCGGGACTGTGTAAAAGCATTGCCACGGAGGCACAGAGTCGCAGAGAAATGCGGTTTCTTGGCATTCTGCGCTCAGAAATCTATGCTTTTACACAACCCCCTACTTCTGAGTATTCTACAAATACGTGAAGTGTGAGGTTAGGTAGAATATCTACGAAGCGATAAACTCTCGATTCAATCTCGCGATATTGCTTACACTAATTTCTTTTGGGCAGGCGGCTTCGCACTCGTATTGATTGGTGCAATTTCCGAAACCTTCTTTGTCCATTGCGTTTAACATCTTTTTGACTCTGTCTTTTGCTTCTACTTTTCCTTGGGGGAGAAGTGCAAGTTGAGAAACTTTGGCAGAAACAAAAAGCATGGCAGATGCGTTTTTACAAGAAGCAACGCACGCTCCGCAACCGATGCAAGCAGCCGCGTCCATCGCCAAATCAGCATCTACCTTTGGAATCGGAAGTGCATTTGCGTCAGGCGCTCCACCTGTGTTGATAGAAATAAATCCACCGGCTTGAATGACTCTATCAAATGCGCCTCTATCTACAACCAAATCTTTTACGACCGGAAATGCTTTTGCGCGCCAAGGTTCGATGACGATAGAATCTCCATCTTTGAAATTATGCATATGGAGTTGACAAACGGTAGTTCCTTTTTGAAAACCGTGTGCGTAGCCGTTTACCATCATCGAGCACATTCCACAAATTCCTTCGCGGCAGTCATGGTCAAATGCGATAGGCTCTTCGCCTTTTGTTTCGAGACCTTCGTTTACCACGTCTAACATTTCTAAAAACGATGCGTGAGTGCTAATATCTTTAGCATCGTAATCAATGAATTTGCCTTTATCCGCAGAGTTTTTTTGTCTCCAGACTTTTAATTTAAGATTGATAGAACTCATATTATTTGTAACTCCTTTCTGCGAGTTTGATGTTTTCGTAAGTTAATTCTTCTTTATGCTCAACGGGCTTTTGGTTTTCCCCTTTGTATTCCCATGCGGATACGTAACAGTATTTGCTATCATTACGTTTTGCTTCGCCTTCTTCTGTTTGGTATTCTTCTCGGAAATGTCCGCCGCAAGATTCTTCTCTGTTTAATGCGTCTCTACACATTAACTCTCCGAATTCTAAGAAGTCTGCCACACGACCTGCTTTTTCTAAAGATTGGTTTAAGGATTCGTTTGAACCAAGCACGTTTACGTTTTTCCAGAATTCTTCTCTGAGCTCTGGAATGAGTTTGATTGCTTTTTCGAGTCCGGCTTTGTTTCGCGCCATACCACAATAATCCCACATTATTTTTCCAAGCTCTCTGTGAAAAGCGTCTACTGTCTTTTTACCTTTGATGGCGAGGAGTTTGTTTACTCGTTCGTTTACTTCGGCTTCCGCTTTTTTGAATTCAGGAGCATCAGTAGAAATCTTAGGAGATGGATTATTTGCGAAGTAATCACCAATTGTATAAGGTAATACGAAGTATCCGTCAGCGAGACCTTGCATAAGAGCAGATGCTCCAAGTCTATTCGCACCGTGGTCGGAGAAATTTGCTTCTCCAATTACATGAAGTCCCGGAACATTGCTCATAAGGTTGTAATCTACCCAAAGCCCACCCATAGTATAATGCACTGCAGGGTAAATACGCATTGGAACCTTGTATGGGTTTTCGGCGGTTATGCGCTCATACATATCAAAAAGGTTACCATATCTGTCTTTGATTACATCTTCGCCGAGTCTTTTGATTGCCGCGGAAAAGTCTAAGTAAACTCCGAGTCCACCAGGTCCCACTCCAAGTCCATTATCACAAGCTTCTTTTGCACTACGAGATGCGATATCGCGAGGAGCTAAGTTACCGTAACTTGGATATTTTCTTTCTAAGTAGTAGTCTCTTTCATCTTCTGGAATTTGATCGGGTGACCTGGTATCACCTTTTTTCTTAGGAACCCAGATTCTTCCGTCGTTACGTAAAGATTCAGACATCAGAGTGAGTTTGGATTGGTAATCGCCGGAAACAGGAATACAAGTAGGGTGAATTTGTGTGTAACAAGGGTTAGCAAATAATGCACCTTTTTTATGAGCGCGGTAAGTTGCTGTTACATTACAACCCATTGCGTTAGTCGAAAGAAAGAATACGTTTCCGTAACCGCCAGTTGCTAAAACTACAGCATCAGCAGAGTGAGAAGAAATTTTTCCAGTCACCATATCTCTTACTACGATACCTTTTGCATGACCGTTTACGATTACAACGTCTAGCATCTCGGTGCGATTGTACATCTTCACAGTTCCCAATCCAATTTGGCGGGATAATGCAGAGTAGGCGCCTAAAAGTAATTGTTGTCCCGTTTGCCCCTTTGCGTAGAATGTGCGGGATACTTGCGATCCTCCGAAAGAACGATTGGATAAATGTCCACCATACTCGCGAGCGAATGGAACACCCTGAGCAACGCACTGATCTATAATATTACGGCTAATCTCTGCTAGCCTATGAACGTTTGCTTCTCTTGCGCGAAAGTCACCACCTTTGATTGTATCATAAAAAAGTCTATGAACACTATCACCATCGTTTTGGTAATTCTTTGCGGCGTTTATACCACCTTGAGCAGCAATACTATGAGCACGACGAGGACTATCTTGGTAACAAAAGCAACTAACGTTATACCCAAGCTCGGCTAAGGTTGCAGCAGCAGAGCCACCAGCAAGACCGGAACCAACTACGATTACACTGTATTTTCTTTTGTTTGCGGGATTTACAAGTTTCATTTCGAACTTGTGTTTTTCCCATTTATTTTCCAATGGACCGGAAGGAATTTTTGAATTTAATGCCATTGATTACTCCTTATTAGGTAATGATTTTGAATAGAACAGCTAGGGGCATGGAAGAGTTTCCGAGGAAAATTCCAAGAGCGAAGATGTTAGCGGCTAGTTTTAATTTTGCGTCGTATTCTGGTTGGTTGATTCCAAGCGATTGAAACAAACTAAAAAAACCATGACTCAAATGCAGGCAAAGTAAAGCCATTGCGAAAATGTAAGAACCAGAAACGATTGGATTAGAAAAACCAGCAATCACCATTCCATACACGTCATGTCTTCCTAAGCTGTCTTTAAGCGCATGTGCTTGTGGATCTGTGACACCTAAAGTAAAATGAAGCAAATGGTAGATTAAAAAAGCGAGAACTATGAGACCTGAGTATTTCATTGTTCTAGAAGCATACGAAGCAAGATTAGTTTGTTGATTATAATAGGGAACAGGTCGTGCTGCTTTGTTCTCTAATGTAATTTTAATCGCTACAAAAATATGCGCTCCTGCGGCAGCTAGAAGTCCAAATCTCGCAACCCAAAGAAGTCCTCCTAAGTCTTGCAGAAATTTAGCATAAGTGTTTAATTTTTCAGGTCCTGCGAAGACTTGTAGATTTCCCAACATATGCATTATTACGAAGCCATAAAGCATAAGCCCTGAAATCGCCATGATAATCTTTTTTCCGATTGAAGTGTTTATATAACTCTTAGTAGAGTTCATTCTCAATACTCCCTTAAGTTTTTAGTAAAAATTCGTGAATTCAAGTTTAATATCGGATGATATTTGAAAACCGAACTCTATTTTTAAACTGTTTAAATAGAGTAGCTATCTGTAAAATCCTTTTTGGAAAACAATATCTTTTTTATTCACTCAACTTACGCAAGGTGAACCAAACGTTCAAATGAAGTTTGCGTCTAGCGGCAGACTTTCCACCCATCGCTTGTTCGCTCACCGTAAGACCTTGCTATACCACAGCCATTTGTTTTATTGATTTATTAGCATTTTCTGATATTCTTTACTCTATTAAAATTTCCATGATTTTAATCCTTTGCGTAAGGAGAGTTATTCGTATATTTACTAACGGATTCGATTTTTGTTCCTAAATTGTGGCAAATTAGATTTTCTTAAAAGTATTTGCAAAATGGCTGTTAAAAAACATCACCCAGAAGATAATCAATTTTTATCTCGAATTTTACCTGGATTTCTTACTTTCTAATTAGCCGGATAAGATTCAATTTTTCGATAGAGGTTTCTATTATTCACTGACTCTTTATTGGAAATATATAGATGAATTGTATCTACGGAAATTTTATCTATTTCAAACGAAGAAAATTTTCCCTTTAATTCTTCTGATTTTGAAATGGAAATTTCTTTAGAACGAATTAGTGATATATGTGGTTTAAACGGTAGTGTTGAAATTCTTTCTGGAAAAAGATTTGCCATTTTAGATTGAATATTTTTTATTATTTCGGATTCTTCTACCTGCAAATGAATTATTTGATAGTTGTCTTTTTTATTCCAAACTTCGAGTCCTGCAATTTTTATCGAAAAGGACGAAAATGAAATGGTTTTCAATCTCTCTTTTACTGATTGAATGTATTCTTCCTTAGGGATTCCTTGTTTGAGGAATAATAATGTTATGTGTAAATCATTTCCTCTTTGCCATAATTGATCGGGAATACCTTTATCATGAAAGGTGGAGTCGATTATGTCCAAAGTTGATTTAGGTAAACTGATCGCGATAAATAAGCTCATAAAGAATTTGCCTTTTCATCTACTTTTAATTTGATAGGTTACTTTCATTTTTCTTTCATCCATAACTGACATTATGTGATCGGTTAGTTTCTAATCTATTTTTGTATTCTGACTTGATTTGAAACAATGGAAAACGGACGTATTTTTATGTATAGTTATTTCCGCAGGAAAGTTTCTAAATTCAAATAGTTTGGAAACTATTTGATTTGTATTCCTTTCGAATACAAATCGCCTTTTAGTTTTCTCGGAGCATAAAGATATTTCATTACTAAAGGTATCTATATTTTTTTAGGATTTGTTTTAGTCGATTTTAAGTTGGTATATATATTTAGATTTTTACTAGGTTAAATATTTATCTTTCGGTTTTGAAATACCTTAGAATGAAAAATATACATTTTCGTTTTCAATATTTTCCTAGGAAGTTACCCGAAAAATAGGAGAGATTTTAATGATTTTGTGCGAATCGAAAAGTTCGTATTCTCCAAACAGAAATTTTAAATGACATCTTTTGGTCGATTGTTTTCATAGGATAAAACTTACTAAAAAAACGGGGTTTACCTTTGGAAACTATTCTATTCCACCTAATTTTTACAGTGTTATTTATCCTTGCAAATGTTGTATTTGCAAAAGCGATTTTGTATCGTGTTAGTCTTGTGTTTAGTGCGCAAAAAGCCGCTTTTAACGAAGACTTCCGTGAGAATAAAAATCTTGCCTTGCGTATCAAAAGTGTTTTGTTCAATGTTCTTCTACAAAAAAAGAATTTTCAAGAACCTTTACGCGGGATTATGCACGCATTTATATTTTATGGCTTCATAACTTATTTAATTCATACCACAAACCAAATGGTTGCGGGAGTTTTCGGATACTGGATGAATATTGACCAGCTTTATACGTTTTCTCTTGTTAGCCTCATTTCAGAAAGTTTGAATCATGCGTACGAATTTATGGTTCAGGGTGTATCCTTTTTGGTTTTATTTGGACTTGGATTCTTTGCTTGGAGAAGATGGATCGCACAGGCTAAGGGACTTGACGTTCATTCCCCTGCGTCGGCTATCGTTATCGGGATGATCGGAACCTTAATGGTTTCTACTCTTCTTGGAGAAGGTGCAAAAGCGATTTCTGATAATTACTCTGCACATAGCAATCACAGTTTTATTGCAGCTGGCATTGGTTCTATGTGGCAAAATATGGGAGTAGACGGAGAGCGGGCAAACCTAGTTTACCAGATCATGTGGTGGATGCATATTTTGACTGTGTTCACTTTTATGTTTTACGTTCCAACTTCTAAACACGGACATTTAATCTATGCTCCGATGAATTATTTCTTTATTACCGATACCCCAAAAGGGCAACTTTCTAAATTAAATCTCGAAGACGAAAATGCGCTTTGGGGAGCGAACAAAGTGCAAGATTTTCCTTGGCCTTCTTTAATGGACGGGCTTTCTTGTATCGAATGTGGTCGTTGCCAAGTGCAGTGTCCTGCCAATAGAACAGGAAAAGTTTTAAATCCAAAAGCAATCATTGTGGAGTTGAAACATGCACTGATGGATCAAATGCCACAAATTGCCGAAGCTCGCAAAGCTGGCAAAACTGCAGAAGAAATCATGGGTCTTGAAACTAACGTTATTGGAGACAAATACATTTCCGAAGAAGCAATCTGGGGATGTACTACTTGTTATGCTTGCGTTGAGGCTTGTCCTGTGGGTAACAACCAAGTAAACGCTATTGTAGAAATGAGAAGACATTTAGTTCTAGCTGAGTCTAAATTCCCTGCTGAACTACAAGGTGCATTTACTAACATGGAAAATAATTCTAACCCTTGGGGAGTTGGTGCACATACTCGCGCAGATTGGGCTTCTGACTTGGGTGTTAAAACAATGGCGGAAGATGCAAATGTGGACATACTTTATTGGGTTGGTTGTGCGGGAGCATTTGACGAAAGAAGCAAAAGCACAGCTCGTTCTTTTGTTAAGATTATGCAAAAGGCAAATGTAAATTTTGGAATTTTAGGAACAGAAGAAAATTGTTCTGGGGATTCTGCACGTCGTGGTGGAAACGAATATCTCTACCAAACACTTGCACAATCCAACGTAGATACAATGAACAAATACAATGTGAAAAAAGTAGTCACAGCTTGTCCACATTGTTACAATACGATTAAGAACGAGTATCCTCAGTTTGGCGGAAACTTCGAAGTAATCCACCACAGTGAATACATCAAAAACCTAATCGACGAGAAAAAAATCAATATTGATCTAACAGTCGAAGACACAAAAGAAAAAGTAACCTACCATGATCCTTGTTACCTCGGACGTTACAACGATGGATATGAAAATCCTCGCGCAGTTGTAAATGCTGTGTCCGGTAATGATCCGATTGAAGCTGTTGACCATCATTCTAAATCCCTTTGTTGTGGGGCGGGTGGAGCGCAAATGTGGATGGAAGAACATGGAGACCGTGTAAACGATAAACGAACTGGTCAACTTCTAGACACAGGAGCGAGCACAATCGCAGTATCTTGTCCATTCTGTATGACTATGGTTACTGACGGTGTTAAAGCTGCCGGTAAGATTGAAGATGTAAAAGTAAAAGATATTGCTGAGCTAGTAGCGGCAAAGATCGGTTAATCGATCGCATATTGTAGAGACGGGTTTTATACCTGTCTCTACATCCTTCCTATAGATTTTTGTTTTATTGTATGTAATTCCAGTCTGAGTCATTCGAAAAATACGTAAATTTTAAATTTGATTTTTCTTTTACTTCCATTATTTAGTTATAAACTTACAAAGTATTCTTATGTCTACGAGACCGTTTCATATTGTAATTTCTTTTGTTTTATTGATTCTCTCAGGGAATTTATATTCACAAAATGATATTCAGAATCCAGAAACGTCTAGAAAGTCTTCCGAAAAAAATAAAGATATTCCCAAAACAGATAATATCGATTTACCTCAGTCTGTTGAAACAAAAAAAGAGAACAATGAAATAAATAATATCTCCAATGAAGAAGATTTCTTTAAAATGGAAGAAAGTATTTCTGCTCCTTCCCGCACAAGAGAAGTAACTGCATCTCGAATTAAAGAACGGATCATGGAAGCTCCTGCTTCTATGATGATAATTACAGAGGATGATATAAAAAAGCGTGGTTATACAAGTATAGATGAAATCTTTTATGACCTTCCAGGATTTGACGTTTCCTTCGCGAATGGTGC
Coding sequences within it:
- a CDS encoding (Fe-S)-binding protein, whose amino-acid sequence is METILFHLIFTVLFILANVVFAKAILYRVSLVFSAQKAAFNEDFRENKNLALRIKSVLFNVLLQKKNFQEPLRGIMHAFIFYGFITYLIHTTNQMVAGVFGYWMNIDQLYTFSLVSLISESLNHAYEFMVQGVSFLVLFGLGFFAWRRWIAQAKGLDVHSPASAIVIGMIGTLMVSTLLGEGAKAISDNYSAHSNHSFIAAGIGSMWQNMGVDGERANLVYQIMWWMHILTVFTFMFYVPTSKHGHLIYAPMNYFFITDTPKGQLSKLNLEDENALWGANKVQDFPWPSLMDGLSCIECGRCQVQCPANRTGKVLNPKAIIVELKHALMDQMPQIAEARKAGKTAEEIMGLETNVIGDKYISEEAIWGCTTCYACVEACPVGNNQVNAIVEMRRHLVLAESKFPAELQGAFTNMENNSNPWGVGAHTRADWASDLGVKTMAEDANVDILYWVGCAGAFDERSKSTARSFVKIMQKANVNFGILGTEENCSGDSARRGGNEYLYQTLAQSNVDTMNKYNVKKVVTACPHCYNTIKNEYPQFGGNFEVIHHSEYIKNLIDEKKINIDLTVEDTKEKVTYHDPCYLGRYNDGYENPRAVVNAVSGNDPIEAVDHHSKSLCCGAGGAQMWMEEHGDRVNDKRTGQLLDTGASTIAVSCPFCMTMVTDGVKAAGKIEDVKVKDIAELVAAKIG
- the thpR gene encoding RNA 2',3'-cyclic phosphodiesterase, with the translated sequence MSLFIAISLPKSTLDIIDSTFHDKGIPDQLWQRGNDLHITLLFLKQGIPKEEYIQSVKERLKTISFSSFSIKIAGLEVWNKKDNYQIIHLQVEESEIIKNIQSKMANLFPERISTLPFKPHISLIRSKEISISKSEELKGKFSSFEIDKISVDTIHLYISNKESVNNRNLYRKIESYPAN